Within Desulfolithobacter dissulfuricans, the genomic segment TCTTGCCCACACCGGGCTCGCCCACCAGCAGGGGATTGTTTTTCCGCCGCCGGCAGAGGACCTGCATCATCCGTTCAAGCTCACGGTCCCGGCCGATCAGGGGGTCGATACTTCCCTCGGCCGCCCGCCGGGCAAAATTGACAGTGTATTTTTCCAGGGCGTCATCGGTCTTGACCTCGCTCTGCTTGCCCTTGCGCGGCGCAGGCTGCGGCTGGCGGAAGGGTTCGCTCTGCAGCGACTCGGGCAGCCCGTGGGAGATATACTCCACCACTTCCAGCCGACCGATCCCCTCGCTGCCGAGAAAATAGACCGCATGGGAGTCGGGCTCGGCAAAGATGGAAACCAGGACATCGCCGGTGTCCACCTGTTTCTTGCCGCAGCTCTGGACGTGGTTCACCGCCCGCTGGAGAACCCGGTTGAAGGCAACCGTCTGGGACGGTTCACTGTTTTCATCCTTGAGGGTGGGCAGCCCGCCGGAGAAAAACCGTTCGAGCCGCTCCTTGAGATTGGTGTAGCTGCCGCCGCAGCTGTCAATAATGTGGCGGGCCAGGTCGTCGTGGAGCAGGCCGTAGAGCATGTGCTCGACGGTCACGTACTCGTGCCTGTGCAGTTTCGCTTCTTTTATGGCCTTGATGAGGGCCAGTTCAAGTTCTCTACTCAACATATCTGGTATCTCCTCAAGAGCCCACGGGCACCACATCTTCGCGCGATCGCTCCCGTCCGCACAGGTCGGCTGTCGGGGTCTCCCTTCGGTCGCTTACCTGCGGTCGGTCGCTTGCGTGAATCTGCACCACTCGTGAACTCCTGCAGTGGTTTTTTTTCAATGCACCTTTCAGCCCGCCTTTTCCAGCGAGCATTTCAGTGGAAATTGATTTTTTCGCGCCATCTGGTGAACAACGGCGATCTTGGTTTCCCCGATTTCCCGGGTATAGATTCCGGCAACTCCCACACCCTGGTGATGTACGTTGAGCATGATACGGGTTGCCTCGGCCGTGTCCTTGCCGAACACGGACTGGAGGATCATGACCACAAAGTCCATTGTGGTGTAGTCGTCATTGTGCAGGAGCACCTTGTACAGCGGGGGTTCCTGGAGTTCTTCCTGGTTTCTGGTCAGGGTTTCTTCCTGACCCCTGGTTTTGTTTTTGCTCATGATTTCAGTTGGGTTGCAGTAGATAAGTCAAGATCA encodes:
- the clpS gene encoding ATP-dependent Clp protease adapter ClpS: MSKNKTRGQEETLTRNQEELQEPPLYKVLLHNDDYTTMDFVVMILQSVFGKDTAEATRIMLNVHHQGVGVAGIYTREIGETKIAVVHQMARKNQFPLKCSLEKAG